CACCAGCTCGACGACCCGGCCATCCGGGCTATTTTCTGCGCCCGTGGCGGCTATGGCACCGCCCGCCTAGTCGATGCCCTGGACTTTCGCCACTTTGCCGAGCAGCCTAAGTGGGTAGTAGGCTTTTCAGATATCACCGTGCTCAACAGCCACTTGCTGCGGCTGGGCTACCAGAGTATTCACGGCGTGATGCCGGTGCTCTTTGGGCAGGCCGGCGGCGAGGCGGCGGTCGAGAGCCTGCGCCGCGTATTATTTGGTGAGCCGGTGAGGTACACCGCGCCGCCCTACCCCCTCAACCGGCCCGGCACGGCCACCGGTGAGCTAGTGGGCGGCAACCTGAGCCTGCTGCACACCAGCACCGGCACGTCGTCGCAGGCCAGTTTCGTGGGCCGCATCCTATTTATCGAAGACCTTGATGAGTACCTCTATCACCTCGACCGGATGCTACTGCACCTGCATCGCAGCGGCCAGCTCGCCGGCCTGGCCGGCTTGGTGGTGGGTCATTTTTCCGAGATAAAAGACAACGTAGTGCCCTTTGGCCAAACGGTGAACGAGATTATTCACCACTACGCGCTGCACTACGACTGGCCCGTGGGTTATGGCTTCCCGGTGGGCCACGAGCCTGATAACCGAGCGCTGGTAGTGGGCCGCGCGGCTACCCTGACCGTAGGGCCAAGGGGTAGTGAATTGGCAATTGGGTAAGCAGAAAAATTATTATTTATTTATCTATTTACCGCGCCTTGCCGCCAGGCCGGCCACCAGGCCGCCTATGGTGTACCAGGCTACGGTCATGGCTTCGGTTTGGGGGGTGCGGCGGCTGGGGACAGTGCCCAGTCCCAGCGGGCCGGGTAGCAGCACGCCGCCTACCCCGGCCGCCACGCCCAGCCCTACCCCCCGGCCCAGGCTGTGCCGGCCGCTCCCTACTAGGCTGTAGTAGAGACTGTTGGTAAGCACGTCGCCAAACATGGTAGCCGAGTAGGCGGTTGCGTGGTCGGGCTGCGGCAGGTCTTCGAGGCGCA
The genomic region above belongs to Hymenobacter psoromatis and contains:
- a CDS encoding S66 peptidase family protein, whose product is MSSSIAPPFLVAGQRVALVAPARKISTAEIEPAMQMLRAWGLEVVLGESIDAAHHQFAGDDDLRRRDFQHQLDDPAIRAIFCARGGYGTARLVDALDFRHFAEQPKWVVGFSDITVLNSHLLRLGYQSIHGVMPVLFGQAGGEAAVESLRRVLFGEPVRYTAPPYPLNRPGTATGELVGGNLSLLHTSTGTSSQASFVGRILFIEDLDEYLYHLDRMLLHLHRSGQLAGLAGLVVGHFSEIKDNVVPFGQTVNEIIHHYALHYDWPVGYGFPVGHEPDNRALVVGRAATLTVGPRGSELAIG